One genomic region from Rhizomicrobium palustre encodes:
- a CDS encoding glycoside hydrolase family 27 protein, protein MRTRIAKIGVAFTALLLASSASAASPALSGGWIVEASPDFPGFTRITVQQHDGAWQGMVTSRWYGDLTMRDMRVEDGKLIFHLFNGNPRVKMEDIVLERHGASLSMRGKLWDQVFDVKAHKGTAKALQALDFKTTTLPPRRVVPQQNLAATPPMGWSSWNKFATDIDDRSIREIADALVSSGLRDAGYIYVNIDDGWQGTRAKDGSLQPNAKFPDMKALADYVHAKGLKLGIYTSPGPKSCAGFEGSYGHIQQDAKSFAQWGIDYLKYDLCSGEAFYNTADTVYGTYQEMGEALAAAGRPIVYSLCEYGRFDVGSWGRAVGGHLWRTTGDIEDSYAAMAKIGFDKNGIPNHTGPNGWNDPDMLEVGNGGMSADEYKTHFSLWALMAAPLILGNDVRKMSPQTLEILSNREVIAIDQDKAGTQGLPVKKSGSREIWTKKLADGSVAVGLFNRSATPQEIALNWQEIGLPVPAKLRDLWAHQDVTASAQYDVPAHGVILLRAWP, encoded by the coding sequence ATGCGCACACGAATTGCCAAGATTGGCGTGGCCTTCACGGCTCTGTTACTCGCCTCATCAGCCTCGGCAGCTTCGCCCGCCTTAAGCGGCGGCTGGATTGTGGAAGCCTCGCCGGACTTTCCCGGCTTCACCCGCATCACCGTTCAACAACACGATGGGGCGTGGCAAGGCATGGTCACCTCGCGCTGGTATGGCGACCTAACCATGCGCGACATGCGTGTGGAGGACGGCAAGCTGATCTTCCACCTCTTCAACGGCAATCCGCGCGTAAAAATGGAAGACATTGTTTTGGAGCGTCACGGCGCCTCCCTCTCCATGCGCGGCAAGCTGTGGGACCAGGTCTTCGATGTCAAAGCGCATAAGGGAACGGCGAAAGCGCTGCAGGCGCTCGATTTCAAAACCACCACCCTGCCCCCGCGCCGGGTTGTGCCACAGCAAAATCTCGCCGCCACTCCGCCCATGGGCTGGAGTTCCTGGAACAAATTCGCCACCGACATCGATGACCGCTCGATCCGTGAGATCGCCGATGCGCTGGTCTCCTCCGGCTTGCGCGATGCTGGCTATATATATGTGAACATCGACGATGGCTGGCAGGGCACGCGCGCCAAGGATGGCAGCTTGCAGCCGAACGCAAAATTTCCCGATATGAAGGCGCTGGCCGATTATGTGCACGCGAAAGGCCTGAAGCTCGGCATCTACACTTCGCCTGGGCCGAAATCCTGCGCTGGCTTCGAAGGCTCTTATGGGCATATCCAACAAGACGCCAAGAGCTTCGCGCAATGGGGCATCGATTATCTGAAATACGATCTTTGCTCCGGTGAGGCCTTCTATAACACCGCCGATACCGTCTATGGCACTTATCAGGAAATGGGCGAAGCCTTGGCGGCGGCGGGGCGCCCCATCGTCTATTCCTTATGCGAATATGGCCGTTTTGATGTGGGAAGCTGGGGCCGCGCGGTGGGCGGGCATTTGTGGCGCACCACCGGCGATATCGAAGATAGCTACGCCGCCATGGCGAAGATCGGCTTCGATAAGAATGGCATACCCAACCATACCGGCCCCAATGGCTGGAACGATCCCGATATGCTGGAAGTCGGCAATGGCGGCATGAGCGCCGACGAATACAAAACCCATTTCAGCCTGTGGGCGCTGATGGCCGCGCCACTGATCCTGGGCAATGATGTGCGCAAGATGTCTCCACAAACGCTGGAGATACTGAGCAATCGGGAGGTCATCGCCATCGATCAGGACAAGGCGGGTACGCAGGGCTTGCCGGTCAAGAAGTCCGGCTCGCGCGAGATCTGGACCAAGAAATTGGCCGATGGTTCGGTCGCGGTTGGCCTCTTTAATCGCAGCGCTACGCCACAAGAGATCGCGCTGAATTGGCAGGAGATCGGCTTGCCCGTGCCTGCCAAGCTGCGCGATCTCTGGGCGCATCAGGATGTGACGGCCAGTGCGCAGTATGATGTTCCCGCCCATGGCGTGATCCTGCTGCGCGCTTGGCCTTGA
- a CDS encoding DUF5695 domain-containing protein → MMKRSVARKSLVGLGLAAIVLMFPVAAKPVADTVTQKFETPEFRLSLQQNSQTLVSLAPKAASDGFDFAPSGRFKTRLGNGAYRLGDIDLRVRSAGEAEWHDYSSAFKRAAVKPLAKEAGVLAAADISASVGGPIKVERRWVQEGGKLALRFTLTNTSEVAVEVGGLGIPMIFDNIITGRTLDEAHEKASFYDPYVGRDAGYLQVNRLNGRGPSLLVLPEAGTPFELYKPILNARNADKSLKIYNDPEQRNMTFEGFYDWMVTSKGFADTEWKGVSQWNETTSFTLAPGASRTIGVRFVTAPSVRKIEATLIAEGRPVAVGLPGYIVPTDMKAQLFLHAPAAVKSAEVFPAGALKLGTPEAVRDGWMKYSVQGVSLGRARLTLTYADGTVQTIHYLVTKPEAEAVADMGRFLFSKQWYENPNDLFHRSPSVMGYDKEEGHIITQDNRVWVAGLSDEGGAGGWLAAAMKELDNPVPEEVAKFERFANETLWGHIQVSEGPEKYGVRKSIFYYDPEHFPAGTYDPKLNWKTWASWDKKGADDIGRSFNYPHVAAAWWMLYRVGRYHEGLVTQPWQTYLTRAAETIKAMMVKAPYYTQFGQMEGDVFVAILKDLKREGMTAEASEIEALMKTRADHWKTLKYPFGSEMPWDSTGQPEVYAWMRYFGYQDQAAATREVILAYDPTIPHWGYNGSARRFWDFLYAGKISRIERQLHHYGSSNNALPLFDSYRANPEDFYLLRVAYGGLMGSLSNIDENGFASAAFHSFPDMMKFDPINGDYGSSFFAHAYAAASYLVNHPVFGWVGMGGNVSEANGKVVIAPKDSARTRLFIAPEKLWLTLDAGKIDAAAYDPKSGSVVLTLAPKDAHTSKAVLNIAGGYHLAQGGTVVALDAKPVEVMLVKN, encoded by the coding sequence ATGATGAAGCGGAGCGTTGCGCGAAAATCCTTGGTGGGCTTGGGGCTGGCGGCGATCGTGTTGATGTTCCCGGTCGCGGCAAAGCCCGTTGCCGATACGGTCACGCAGAAGTTCGAGACGCCCGAATTCCGTCTCTCGCTGCAACAGAATTCGCAGACCCTGGTCTCCCTGGCGCCAAAAGCCGCCTCGGATGGGTTTGATTTCGCGCCCTCAGGCCGTTTCAAAACCCGCCTTGGCAATGGCGCCTATCGCTTGGGCGATATCGACCTGCGTGTCCGCAGCGCGGGCGAGGCGGAGTGGCATGATTACTCCAGCGCCTTCAAGCGCGCGGCGGTCAAGCCGCTGGCGAAAGAGGCGGGTGTGCTGGCAGCGGCCGATATCTCGGCAAGTGTTGGTGGGCCAATAAAAGTCGAGCGCCGCTGGGTGCAAGAGGGGGGCAAGCTCGCGCTGCGTTTCACCTTGACCAACACCTCGGAGGTGGCGGTGGAAGTTGGCGGCCTCGGCATCCCGATGATCTTCGACAATATCATCACCGGCCGCACGCTGGATGAAGCGCATGAGAAGGCGTCGTTCTATGATCCTTATGTCGGGCGTGATGCGGGTTATCTGCAGGTGAACCGGCTGAACGGCAGAGGCCCCTCCTTGCTGGTGCTGCCGGAAGCCGGAACGCCCTTCGAGCTCTATAAGCCCATCCTGAATGCGCGCAACGCGGACAAGTCGCTCAAGATTTATAACGACCCCGAACAGCGCAATATGACCTTCGAAGGCTTTTATGACTGGATGGTCACCTCGAAAGGCTTCGCGGATACGGAATGGAAGGGCGTTTCGCAATGGAATGAAACGACCTCCTTCACCTTGGCGCCGGGTGCGAGCCGCACCATCGGTGTTCGTTTTGTCACCGCGCCATCGGTGCGCAAGATCGAAGCCACGCTGATAGCGGAGGGGCGCCCCGTCGCCGTCGGCCTGCCGGGCTATATCGTGCCGACCGATATGAAGGCACAGCTTTTCCTGCACGCGCCCGCCGCGGTGAAATCGGCTGAGGTTTTCCCAGCGGGTGCCTTGAAGCTTGGCACGCCGGAAGCCGTACGCGATGGCTGGATGAAATATTCCGTGCAAGGCGTAAGTCTTGGCCGGGCGCGTCTCACGCTCACCTATGCTGATGGCACGGTGCAGACCATCCATTATCTTGTGACCAAGCCTGAAGCTGAGGCGGTCGCCGATATGGGCCGTTTCCTCTTTTCCAAGCAGTGGTATGAAAATCCCAACGACCTCTTTCATCGCAGCCCCTCGGTGATGGGCTATGACAAGGAAGAGGGCCATATCATCACGCAAGATAACCGCGTCTGGGTCGCTGGCCTCAGTGATGAAGGCGGGGCGGGCGGCTGGCTCGCCGCGGCGATGAAGGAACTCGATAATCCGGTGCCGGAGGAGGTCGCCAAATTCGAGCGCTTCGCCAACGAGACCTTGTGGGGCCACATCCAGGTCAGCGAAGGCCCGGAGAAATACGGCGTCAGGAAATCCATCTTCTATTACGACCCGGAACATTTCCCGGCGGGCACCTATGATCCCAAGCTGAATTGGAAAACCTGGGCCTCGTGGGACAAGAAGGGCGCGGATGATATCGGCCGCTCCTTCAACTATCCCCATGTCGCCGCCGCATGGTGGATGCTCTATCGCGTCGGGCGTTATCATGAAGGCTTGGTGACCCAGCCCTGGCAGACTTATCTGACGCGCGCCGCTGAGACCATCAAGGCGATGATGGTGAAGGCACCGTACTACACCCAGTTCGGCCAGATGGAAGGCGATGTCTTTGTTGCCATCCTGAAGGATCTGAAGCGTGAGGGCATGACGGCTGAGGCGTCCGAGATCGAAGCCTTGATGAAAACCCGCGCCGATCATTGGAAGACGCTGAAATATCCCTTCGGCTCGGAAATGCCGTGGGATTCCACCGGCCAGCCGGAAGTCTATGCCTGGATGCGGTATTTCGGCTATCAGGATCAGGCGGCGGCGACGCGCGAGGTGATCCTCGCTTATGATCCCACCATCCCGCATTGGGGCTATAACGGTTCGGCGCGCCGCTTCTGGGATTTTCTCTATGCCGGGAAAATCTCGCGTATTGAGCGTCAGCTCCATCATTACGGCTCATCCAACAACGCGCTGCCACTGTTCGATTCCTATCGCGCCAATCCGGAGGACTTCTATCTCTTGCGCGTGGCCTATGGCGGCTTGATGGGTTCGCTCAGCAATATCGACGAAAACGGTTTTGCCTCGGCGGCCTTCCATTCCTTCCCCGATATGATGAAGTTCGATCCCATCAATGGCGATTACGGCTCAAGCTTCTTTGCCCATGCTTATGCGGCGGCATCCTATCTCGTGAACCATCCGGTCTTCGGCTGGGTCGGCATGGGCGGCAATGTCTCGGAGGCCAATGGCAAGGTCGTGATCGCGCCCAAGGATAGCGCGCGCACCCGTCTCTTCATCGCGCCGGAAAAGCTCTGGCTCACGCTGGACGCGGGCAAGATCGACGCGGCTGCCTATGATCCCAAAAGCGGCTCCGTGGTGCTGACGCTCGCGCCCAAGGATGCGCACACGTCAAAGGCAGTGCTCAACATCGCGGGCGGTTATCACCTCGCGCAAGGTGGTACTGTGGTCGCGCTGGATGCTAAGCCCGTTGAGGTCATGTTGGTGAAGAACTAA
- a CDS encoding GntR family transcriptional regulator: MTIVAKTLSEQVYSLVRDRILSNELPANLPIRQDALAKELGVSKIPLREAFARLERDGLLQSVTNRGFFVYPLSAKEAEEVYALRLKMEPEAVGRAAKKATAEDKAIARTALNLLDKAAANDRVAVGRLNREFHMTLVRPIRQLITVSIIERLNLIAERYVHKHLEPAGRRKRAKKEHTEMFEAWCAGQSKVVESMMYDHIASTLEDLRNQIEIQNS, translated from the coding sequence ATGACGATCGTCGCCAAGACCCTGTCGGAGCAAGTCTACAGCTTGGTCCGCGACCGGATCTTGTCGAACGAGCTGCCCGCCAATCTTCCCATCCGGCAGGACGCGCTGGCCAAGGAACTGGGCGTCAGCAAAATCCCCTTGCGTGAAGCCTTTGCGCGGCTCGAACGAGATGGGCTTTTGCAGTCGGTCACCAATCGCGGCTTTTTCGTCTACCCGCTTTCGGCCAAAGAGGCAGAGGAAGTCTATGCCTTGCGCCTGAAGATGGAGCCGGAAGCGGTGGGCCGCGCGGCCAAGAAAGCGACCGCCGAAGACAAGGCCATCGCACGGACCGCGCTGAACCTGCTCGACAAAGCCGCCGCCAACGATCGCGTTGCCGTGGGCCGTTTGAACCGCGAATTTCATATGACGCTGGTGCGCCCGATCCGCCAGCTGATCACCGTCAGCATTATTGAGCGGCTGAACCTGATCGCCGAACGCTATGTGCATAAGCATCTGGAACCGGCTGGCCGCCGCAAGCGCGCCAAGAAGGAACATACTGAGATGTTCGAGGCCTGGTGCGCCGGGCAATCCAAAGTGGTCGAGAGCATGATGTATGACCACATCGCCTCCACTCTGGAAGATTTGCGAAACCAGATCGAAATCCAGAACAGCTAA